From the Acidimicrobiia bacterium genome, the window GTTCTGGCAGGCGATCCATCAAGCAGGCGAAGCGAAGAAGAGCATGGATCCCGAAGCCGGCAGGAAGCTCATCAGTCTCATCGACGCGATCGCGGTGATCTTCTGGAGCACCGAAAAGGCCAAGGGCATGGGGGTGTATCCGCCGGCCTAGCCATCACGGATCAGATCATGGAGGTTGGGCCCCGATGGGGCCCAATTTTCATGCAAGATCCCGCTTTCTGAGCAGCAGCGTCGTCAGGCATACCGACACGACGAACGCCACCAGCACTTTGGCCAGTGCACCGCCGACGCCCGGCACGAGGTTTCCGAGCGTCTCGAGTGTCCCATCCGGTATCCCTTCAGCAATGTCCGCGTAACCGCTGAAGGCGGTGATCCACACCGAAGAGGGTGCCAGCGCCGACAGCGCCCGGCCGAGGATCCCTTCCCACACGAAGATGTAGGCCAGTCCGGCCAGCGTTGCCCGGCTGAATAACAGGCCGAGAGGCACGAAGACCGCCGAATAGCCGAGGGCCTCGATGACGAGCGCGGCAAGAGGGGCCAGTCCCAGACTCGCATCGCCGATCGTGATGATTGCCATCAACCAGGTGACTGCCAATCCCATGCCCGCCAGCAGGAGGGTTGCGGCTGTGGCGGCAGTCGATACCGAGGCGGCGATGATCCACCTCGGAACCGGCTTCACGACTATGTAGGAAAGCGTCGAGGCACGGAGTTCCTCACCGAAGGCCGAGGAGGCGTTCAGCAGAGCCGCGACCGCCAGGCCGACCATCAGATACAGGCCGACGTTCAGGTCATGGAATAGTCCCAGCAAGTCGTCCTCGTCCACCGAAGCCGAGGCAATCGCCAGAACGATGCCCGGCAGGGCCGTGAAGAGGACCAGGCCGATGGCCCGCTTTCTCTGCACCAGTTGCCGGAAACTGAGCCGGAAGATCCAACGGGCGGCGATCATCGCGGTTTCACCAGGTAGCGGAAGACGCTCTCCAGCGAAGTGTCCTCGGGGTCCACCCGGGTCAGGCGAGCTCCCAGGTCCCGGCACAGGGCAGGGAGTCGGTGCCCGAGGGCAACCGGGTCCCGCACCTCAACGTGGATGGTGTCGTCGATGAGCCTGACTCCCTCGACCCAGTCCTGGATGAGGAGTGCCGCTGCGACCTTTCGCGGGACATCCGTGTCTATCCGGATGCGACGCGGTATGTCCGTCATCGCGGTGCGAAGGTCGGCCACCGAACCCGCTGCAGCCAAGCGTCCATCGACCATTGCAATGACCCGATCGGCCATTCGCTCGACCTCGTGCAACACGTGAGACGAGACGATGACCGTGTGTCCCCGCTCGGCGAGATCGCTGAAGAGTCCTATCAGGTGGGCGCGCTGCAGGGGGTCGGTCCCGTTGAGCGGTTCGTCCAGAAACAGGACGGTCGGGTCGTGAGCCAGCGCCGCCGCCACCTTGGCGCGCTGGCGCATGCCTTTGCTGAACGTTCCCACCTTGCGATTCGCGACATCGGTGAGCCCGACCGTCTCGAGTGCCCGGTCGGCGGCTCTGGCCGGCTCCGGGATTCCGAACAGGGCGGCGTTGAAGGTGACGAACTCCCTGGCGCTGAACACCTCGTAGACGGCCTCGTCTTCGTGGACGAACCCGACCCGCTTGAACACATCAGGTTGACCGCGCGGGCTTTCTCCGAGCAGGGTGATTCGACCTTCCGAGGGGGTCAGCAGTCCGACCATCATCCTGAGGAAGGTGGTCTTGCCCGCTCCGTTCGGGCCGAGCAGCCCGGTTACCCCGGGTCCGAATGAGCAGGACAGCTCGGAGACGGCGACCTTCTGTCCGAACCACTTCGAGACGTCGTTCACCTCGACGGTGGCTTCGGAAGCGAAGCGGGCATCGGTCACGGCAGCCTCCGGTACCTGGCCCACACCACGGTGGTAGCGATGAGCGCGACGGCAACGGTGGCCGGAACTGCGAACCACTGCTCGAATCCGGATCGCTCGATGAGGTAGTCGACCGTGTCGATGTCGAAGATCCAGTCTCTGATCACCCGGGGGTACTCCTCGACTGCCAGGAAGGCGGCGTACTTGGCCCCGGCTGCGTCCAGCTGGGTCAACAGCTCGCCGACTCCGTTGAGTATGAACATGCCGCCGAAGAATGCTCCGGCGGCGAACCCCTCGCGTGGTATCAGTGCAGCAGCAGTGAGCGCCAATGCCGCGTGCGCCGTGAAATAGGCGAGGGCAACGACCGGCACCTTCCACAGGATGTCGAGGTTGGCTCCCATGTACGAGAGGAAGCCTTCAGTCGAGACCACGCTCAGGCCGAGGTGCATGAGGATCTGCGGAACCATGTAGAACGACAGAACCAGAATCGCCAGGGCGCCGATCTTGGCGGAGAGATAGTCGACCATTCGCAGCGGGCGGGACAGATAGATGTTCAGCACCCCCTCGACCCGGTCCGGAACCAGGAGAGACGGCGCGGCAAACGCGATGAACAAGATGGCGATACCGGAGTTCAGGTCGAAGTACTCGCCGTAGCCCGGGAGATCGGGAGCCGACGGTCCCAGCGCCACTCCAGCCACCCAGTGCAGGCCGACGAATATGAAGGCGATGGCGGCGCTGATGGCGATCAGCGCCCAGGGGAACAGCTTCCGGCGGGCCTTGCGACGGAGCCCCAGGACGCGGCGGAACCCTTCCTTGACGATGGCGCGCATAGCGCCGCGCCTGCCGAGACGTTCCTCGTCGTAGGAGCGGTACCCGCGGTCGACGATGACGGCACGGCTGTTCACGAAGGATCCTCCTCGGCGGGCAGGAAGAAAGCCTCCTCCAGGGAGGTGGAAGCGACGCCCATGCGCACGATTCCGGATCCGGTGGCTACCAGACCGTCCCGCACCAGATCAAACGTGTCGCCGTCGGTATGGCCGACCTCCAGAACCTGTCCCTGAGCGGTCACGGATGCTCCCCGGTCGGACAGCCAGGCGACCAGACCGGCCGCGTCGCCGAGGACCTCCAGGGTGATTGAATCCCGTGCCTCTAGTTTGCCGAGCGGTCCGGCGCGCAACACCTTCCCGGCATCGAGCATCACCACCCAGTCGCAGGTGTCTTCGATGTCTCCGATGATGTGCGATGAGAACAGCACGCTTATCCCGAACTCTCCGAGCCGGTTGATGAGGCTCAGCATGTCCTCGCGGCCTTCGGGATCGAGCCCCGAGGCCGGCTCGTCGAGCAGTACGAGATCCGGGTCGTGGACGATGGCTTGCGCGAGCTTGACCCTCTGCACCATTCCCGTCGAGAAGTCGCCCAGGAACCGGAATCGCTCCTCGTGCAGGCCGACGAGGAACAGGATCTCGGAAGCGCGACGGCGGGCGGCCCGGACGGGAAGGCCCGCCAGCTCGGCGGCATAGCCGACGAAATCCGCAGCCGTCTGGTCCTTCGGGAGACAAGCGCCTTCCGGCATGTAGCCCACCCGCGAGCGGACCTCGAGCGGTTCCCGGGTCATCGGCATGCCGAGGACTTCGATCGCGCCTTGCTCGGGGTGCAACATGCCGAGCAGGATTCTCAGAAGCGTCGTCTTGCCTGCCCCGTTGGCACCAACGAGTCCGATCCGACCCTCGGGAATTTCGAGAGTCACATCTTCTAGGGCGGTCACTTCGCCGTATCGATGCGTCAGGTGCTCGACCTTGAGCAACGCCATGAAGGTGAAGCTAGTCGCGAGTCGCGAGTCGCGAGTCGCGAGTCGCGACTAGTTGGTCGGGAACCCCAGGTTGACGGTGCTTTTCGCCGGATCCGGCCATCTGCTGGTGACGACCTTGCCCCTGGTGAAGAACCGGAGGCCTTCCGGGCCGTACATGTGAGTGTCCCCAAACAGGGAATCTCCCCAACCACCGAAGGAGAAGTTGGCAACAGGCACCGGAATCGGGACGTTTATTCCCACCATCCCCGCATCGACGTCGAACTGGAACTGCCTGGCAGCTCCACCATCACGCGTGAAGATGGCGGCGCCGTTGCCCCATTTGTTGGCGGCGATCAGGTCTACTGCCTGGCGGTACGAGTCGACGCGCACTATCACCAGAACGGGCCCGAATATCTCATCGCGATAGACGCTCATGTCCGGAGTCACCTTGTCGAGCACCGTCGCACCCAGGAAGAAACCGTCTCCGTCGAACTCCTGCCGGCGACCGTCGACGACGATCTCGGCTCCCTCCGATTCTCCTGCATCGACATACCCGGCAACCCGATCCCGGTGTTCGCGGGTGATCAGCGGTCCCATCTCAGATGCAGGGTCGTTGCCGGGGCCGATTCTGAGCACCTCGGTACGGGCGCGGATTGCTTCCACCAGCGGATCGGCGATGTCTCCGACGGCGGCGACGACCGAGATGGCCATGCAACGTTCACCTGCGGAGCCGAACGCGGCGCTGACGGCCGCGTCGGCCGCCAGGTCCACGTCGGCGTCCGGGAGCACGACCATGTGGTTCTTCGCGCCGGCCAGTGCCTGTACTCGCTTGCCGTTGGAGGTGGCCGTCTCGTGAACGTGGCGGGCGACCGGGGTGGAACCCACGAAGCTGACCGCCTTGATATCGGGATGGTTGAGCAGACGGTCGACGGCCACCTTGTCGCCGTGCACCAGATTGAGCACCCCGGGCGGGAAGCCCGCTTCGTGGAACAACTCAACGATCATTTGGGAGGCGGAAGGATCCTTCTCCGAGGGCTTCAGGATGAAGGTATTCCCGGCGGCGACGGCGTTGGGGAGCATCCACAGAGGAACCATGGCAGGGAAGTTGAACGGTGTGATACCCGCGCAGACACCGAGCGGCTGACGGATGTCGTAGACGTCTATTCCGGTGGAGGCCTGCTCTGTGAAACGTCCGGCGAGCGTTTCGGCGATCCCGCAGGCGTATTCGATGTTCTCGAGCCCGCGGGCGACCTCGCCGACGGCGTCGGCTTCGGTCTTGCCATGCTCGGCAGAGATCGTGGCGGCCAGTTCGGCAGCGTTCCGCTCGACCAGCTCGCGGAACTTGAACATGAGCTTCACTCTGCCCGCCACCGAGGTGGCCCGCCAGCCGGGGAAGGCGGCGGCGGCCGAGGCGACGGCCGCATCTACCTCTTCGACCGAAGCGAGGTCCACCTGAGCTGTCTGCAGGCCCGTGGCGGGATTGAAGACGGGGCCGGTCCGTCCGGAGGTGCTCGGCGTCTGTTTGCCTCCGATGAAGTGATGAATGTGTTCCATATCGTTTCTCCTCTGCGACCTAGGAAAGCTCACCGATGGCACGGATGAGGATATCGGCCGCTTCGTCGATCTCTTCTTCGGTGACCGTCAGCGGGGGAGCGATGCGCAGCACGTTGCCGTACAAGCCTCCCTTACCTATCAGGAGGCCGTCTCGCTTGGTCAGCTCCATGAGCTTCCCGGCCGCACCTCCATCCGGTTGATTGCTGTCGGGATGAACGGTCTCGATGGCCAGCATGAGTCCCTTGCCGCGCAGCTCCGCGATCCACGGTGTGGCGTCGACGACGGGCTGCAGTTGGTCTCGCAAGCGCCGGCCCATCCGCAGGGAGTTGCCCTGGAGGTCGTGATCCAGAATGTACCGAAGGTTGGCGAGGGCACCTGCCGAGGCCATGGGGTTGCCTCCGAAGGTGGAGATCGAGTTGGCGCCGAGGCTGTCCATGATCTCCGCTCTGGCCACCACTCCGCCCATCGCCATGCCGTTGCCGACGCCTTTGGCGAAAGTCAAGATGTCGGGTGTAACGCCGTGGGCCTCGTAGCCCCAGAAGTGTTCGCCGGTCCGACCCCAACCAGTTTGCACCTCGTCGGAGATGAGGAGGATCCCGTACTGGTCGAGGACCTTCTTCATCGGGCCGAAGAAGCCGTCGGGCGGAGTGGCGAAGCCACCGACGCCCTGGATCGGTTCCATTATCAAACAGGCAACGTCGCCAGAGGTCATCATGTCGATCACTTGCTCGAGGTCGTCGACGCACGCTTCGATGAAAGCGTCGTCGTCGAGGTGTCCGAACGGGCTGCGGAGCCGGTAGCCGCCCTGAACGAAGTTTACGTTGAGGCCGGACAGGCTGGTCGGCGACCAGGAGCGATGCGATGTGATTGCGATGTTGGTGAAAGAACGCCCGTGGTAGCTGTTGCGAAGTGCCAGCACCTGATTCGACTTCCGATAGCCGGTGGCGAGCATCAGTGCCGCATCGTTCGCCTCGCTGCCGGAGTTGGTGAAGAAGACTTTGGCATCCGGTATTCCCGACAACTCGGCGATCATCTCGGCGAGTTCGATCATCGGTTCCGATGTGTACAGAGTCGTGGTGTGGAAGACCTTGGCGGCCTGTTCCTGGACCGCCTGGACGATCTCGGGGACCGAGTAGCCGGTCATGGTGGTGAGGATTCCGGCGAAGAAGTCGAGGTAGCGGTTACCTTCGACGTCCCAGACGTGGCGGCCTTCTCCGCGTTCCATGGAAATCGGCTCCTCGTAGTAGAGGGCCAGCCATGAAGGCAATGCTTTTCGATAGCGCTCGTGCAGGTCTTGATTAGAGGTGGGCATGTTCCCTCGATTCTCGCGGTGTTGGTCTGGAGGTCGTTGTCGAATAGTATGTGTCTCAGAGGCGTGATGCAAACGAACGATTGTTCCGAACAAAACAGGATCGAGCTGGTCATCGCAGCTTCGATAGCAGGGTCCGATCGATCCCCGCTCGGTATCGCCCGGGCGGTCGGCCGGCTCGTCTCCGGGGGAGATCTGAAGGCCGCCGATCGTCTGCCGACGGTGCGATCGCTGGCCGGAGCGCTGGGGGTCAGCCCCACATCGGTGGCGGAGGCGTGGTCCATTCTCAGGCAGTCGGGGATGATCGTCACCGACGGTCGCCGGGGAACATTCGTGCGAGTTAGGCCGGACGGAGCCGGCGACGGACGCGTCTGGAAGGTTCCGGTCGAGCCCGGCAGGTATGCGAGCGATCTCAGCACCGGGACGCCGGATCCGGAGCTCCTGCCGCCGCTCGGGGCGATCCTGAGAACCCTCGGTGCCGAGCCGATCGTCACTAGCTATCTCGACCGCCCGGTACTGGAAGAGCTGGAATACGACCTCCTGGAGCGCTGGCCGTTCCGTCCCGAACGTTTGACCGTGGTCAACGGCGCACTGGATGCGCTCGACCGCCTCGTCTCGTCGCTGGTGGGGATGGGTGATCGCGTTGTGGTGGAGAATCCGACGTTCGCCCCGATCGGCGATCTGGTGGAGAGGGCCGGAGCCGAGGTGATCGGTGTGCGGCTCGATGATGAGGGCATCGACGTCGACGATCTGGCCGGCGCCCTGACCCGACGGCCGAGCCTGCTGATCCTGCAACCGCGGGCGCACAATCCGACCGGTGTGAGCATGACCTCGCAGCGGGCCGCCGAACTTGCGCAGTTGCTCGAAGACACCGACACGACGGTCATCGAAGATGATCACTCGGGGGCTGTGGCAGGAGCGGAACTGCACACATTGGGCAGATACCTGCCGGACCGGGTCGTCCACGTCCACAGTTTCTCGAAGGCCTACGGGCCCGACCTGCGTCTGGCCGCGGTGGGCGGAGCAGCTCCGCCGATCGACGACCTCGTGCGGCGCCGCCAGCTCGGTCCATCGTGGAGCAGCCGCCTTCTGCAAGCGATACTCCACCGGCTCCTTACGGATCCGGGTGTGGATGCGGTGCTCACGGCGGCGGCCGCCGCCTACGCCGATCGCCGGAGCCGCCTGACGCGAGCTTTGGACGGGCGCGGGATAGAAGTGGGCGGAGGCTCGGGACTCAATCTCTGGCTGCCGGTTCACGACGAGCAACCGGCGCGGGTGGCGCTTGCCACCCGCGGCATAGGCGCTGCACCGGGCTCACCTTTCCAGATAGGCACGGCAGATGGTCCGCACCTGCGAATCACTACGGCCAGGGTGCGAGACGGTTTCGACGAGCTGGCCGAGCACCTGGCCGAGGCCGCGCTATCCGCCGGGGTGCGTAGCCTGCCTGCCTGACGGGGGAACCGCCGGCACGGGTTACCCTTCCGGCGATGTCCTACTTCCTGCTCACCAACGACGACGGAATCGATTCGCCTGCACTGATCCCGTTCTACCGGGCGCTGGCCGGCATCGCACCCGTCCGTGTCGTCGTTCCCGATCGAGAACGAAGCTGGATCGGGAAGGCAATCACCCGGTTCGACGAGATACACGTGCGCAACATCGTCAAGGAGGGGGTGGAGATCTCCGTCGCCGACGGGTACCCGGCGGACTGCGCCCAGCTCGGAATCCACTCCTTGTTCGGAGAGAGACCGATGATGGTGATCTCCGGGATCAACGTCGGGCTGAACAACGGCCTTGGGTTCTTTCTCTCCAGCGGGACCGTCGGAGCGGCGGCCGAGGGCTGGATCTCCGGGATACCCGCAGTGGCGTTTTCAACCGGTGACGTCCGGGACCACCGCGGTTGGGCCAAAATGGCTTGGTCCGGCGAATCGACACCATTCTGGGAAAAGGCAGCAGGCGTCTCTGTGGACGTGCTGCGTTCGATACTCGACGTGGGCTACCCGGCCGGCGTGGACCTGCTCAACGTCAACTTCGCGGCCGACCTGACCGTCGACGCCCCCCGGCGCATCACCGATATCGCCAAGGTCGGATACGACAACATCTTCCGTGAGGCCTCACCCGGCAGATTCGTTCACGACTTCGCAACCGGTTTGCGAATCGACGGAGACATCGCCGGCACCGACGTCGAGGCACTCGAGAAGGGTTGGGTATCCATCACTCCGGTGCGGCTTGCGCACGGAGCGGTGATCGACGCGGCGACCAGGGCAGCTCTGGAAAAGGGGTAGCCACCAGAAGGTTCTAGGTTCTAGGTTCTAGGTTCTAGGGACCTGCCCCTGCCGATTGGGGGCTCCGGCGTGTGGCCCCGGCTAGTCCTCGAGGGCTTCCGGATCTATCTTGCTGAACAGTGGCGCCGGTGTGCCCAGCTTCGTGCCGGGATGCAGGACTTCGCGCTCCCAGGGTCTCTCGTCCAGCTTTCCTTCCTGGCCGAGCATCTCGTGGAGCCGCTGCGACGTGAACGGCAGGAACGGAGCCAGAATCGTCTTGATCCCGTTGATGGCGCTCATGACCGTATGCAGCGTTGTGGCGGTGCGGACCATGTCCGTTTTGGCAGTGGACCAGGGGGCCGTTTCGTTCAAGTAGGCGTTGGCCAGCGAGGCGGCGGTCATCCCGGCGCGCAGGGCTCCTCGCAACTCGACCTTCTCGAATTCCTCGGCCGCCTCGACGATGGCGGAATCGACCTTGTCCAGCAACTCCCGGTCCGCGTCGTCGAGATCACCCGGGCCGGGGACCGCTCCGCCGAAATGTCTGGTCGTCATGGCGAGAACACGGTTGACCAGGTTGCCCCAGGTGGCGACCAGCTCCTCATTGACCCGGCGAGCGATTTCATCGTCGGACAGGTCGGTGTCGTTGTGCTCGGGAAGCATGGCCGCTATCGCATAGCGGAGTGCATCCGGT encodes:
- the surE gene encoding 5'/3'-nucleotidase SurE, producing the protein MSYFLLTNDDGIDSPALIPFYRALAGIAPVRVVVPDRERSWIGKAITRFDEIHVRNIVKEGVEISVADGYPADCAQLGIHSLFGERPMMVISGINVGLNNGLGFFLSSGTVGAAAEGWISGIPAVAFSTGDVRDHRGWAKMAWSGESTPFWEKAAGVSVDVLRSILDVGYPAGVDLLNVNFAADLTVDAPRRITDIAKVGYDNIFREASPGRFVHDFATGLRIDGDIAGTDVEALEKGWVSITPVRLAHGAVIDAATRAALEKG
- a CDS encoding ABC transporter ATP-binding protein, with product MALLKVEHLTHRYGEVTALEDVTLEIPEGRIGLVGANGAGKTTLLRILLGMLHPEQGAIEVLGMPMTREPLEVRSRVGYMPEGACLPKDQTAADFVGYAAELAGLPVRAARRRASEILFLVGLHEERFRFLGDFSTGMVQRVKLAQAIVHDPDLVLLDEPASGLDPEGREDMLSLINRLGEFGISVLFSSHIIGDIEDTCDWVVMLDAGKVLRAGPLGKLEARDSITLEVLGDAAGLVAWLSDRGASVTAQGQVLEVGHTDGDTFDLVRDGLVATGSGIVRMGVASTSLEEAFFLPAEEDPS
- a CDS encoding aminotransferase class I/II-fold pyridoxal phosphate-dependent enzyme, whose amino-acid sequence is MQTNDCSEQNRIELVIAASIAGSDRSPLGIARAVGRLVSGGDLKAADRLPTVRSLAGALGVSPTSVAEAWSILRQSGMIVTDGRRGTFVRVRPDGAGDGRVWKVPVEPGRYASDLSTGTPDPELLPPLGAILRTLGAEPIVTSYLDRPVLEELEYDLLERWPFRPERLTVVNGALDALDRLVSSLVGMGDRVVVENPTFAPIGDLVERAGAEVIGVRLDDEGIDVDDLAGALTRRPSLLILQPRAHNPTGVSMTSQRAAELAQLLEDTDTTVIEDDHSGAVAGAELHTLGRYLPDRVVHVHSFSKAYGPDLRLAAVGGAAPPIDDLVRRRQLGPSWSSRLLQAILHRLLTDPGVDAVLTAAAAAYADRRSRLTRALDGRGIEVGGGSGLNLWLPVHDEQPARVALATRGIGAAPGSPFQIGTADGPHLRITTARVRDGFDELAEHLAEAALSAGVRSLPA
- a CDS encoding aspartate aminotransferase family protein, with protein sequence MPTSNQDLHERYRKALPSWLALYYEEPISMERGEGRHVWDVEGNRYLDFFAGILTTMTGYSVPEIVQAVQEQAAKVFHTTTLYTSEPMIELAEMIAELSGIPDAKVFFTNSGSEANDAALMLATGYRKSNQVLALRNSYHGRSFTNIAITSHRSWSPTSLSGLNVNFVQGGYRLRSPFGHLDDDAFIEACVDDLEQVIDMMTSGDVACLIMEPIQGVGGFATPPDGFFGPMKKVLDQYGILLISDEVQTGWGRTGEHFWGYEAHGVTPDILTFAKGVGNGMAMGGVVARAEIMDSLGANSISTFGGNPMASAGALANLRYILDHDLQGNSLRMGRRLRDQLQPVVDATPWIAELRGKGLMLAIETVHPDSNQPDGGAAGKLMELTKRDGLLIGKGGLYGNVLRIAPPLTVTEEEIDEAADILIRAIGELS
- a CDS encoding CoA-acylating methylmalonate-semialdehyde dehydrogenase; translation: MEHIHHFIGGKQTPSTSGRTGPVFNPATGLQTAQVDLASVEEVDAAVASAAAAFPGWRATSVAGRVKLMFKFRELVERNAAELAATISAEHGKTEADAVGEVARGLENIEYACGIAETLAGRFTEQASTGIDVYDIRQPLGVCAGITPFNFPAMVPLWMLPNAVAAGNTFILKPSEKDPSASQMIVELFHEAGFPPGVLNLVHGDKVAVDRLLNHPDIKAVSFVGSTPVARHVHETATSNGKRVQALAGAKNHMVVLPDADVDLAADAAVSAAFGSAGERCMAISVVAAVGDIADPLVEAIRARTEVLRIGPGNDPASEMGPLITREHRDRVAGYVDAGESEGAEIVVDGRRQEFDGDGFFLGATVLDKVTPDMSVYRDEIFGPVLVIVRVDSYRQAVDLIAANKWGNGAAIFTRDGGAARQFQFDVDAGMVGINVPIPVPVANFSFGGWGDSLFGDTHMYGPEGLRFFTRGKVVTSRWPDPAKSTVNLGFPTN
- a CDS encoding ABC transporter ATP-binding protein, whose translation is MTDARFASEATVEVNDVSKWFGQKVAVSELSCSFGPGVTGLLGPNGAGKTTFLRMMVGLLTPSEGRITLLGESPRGQPDVFKRVGFVHEDEAVYEVFSAREFVTFNAALFGIPEPARAADRALETVGLTDVANRKVGTFSKGMRQRAKVAAALAHDPTVLFLDEPLNGTDPLQRAHLIGLFSDLAERGHTVIVSSHVLHEVERMADRVIAMVDGRLAAAGSVADLRTAMTDIPRRIRIDTDVPRKVAAALLIQDWVEGVRLIDDTIHVEVRDPVALGHRLPALCRDLGARLTRVDPEDTSLESVFRYLVKPR